The following nucleotide sequence is from Pseudomonas sp. RC10.
AGATCGCAGACACGTCGTCAACATCTCTAACTTTTGCAATGTCTAAATGCGTCGAGTAGTTGTAGTCCTCCTCTAGGGGAGAGGCGCTCTGTTCCACAGAAGTTGTGGTGCTGGAATGGCTGGAAGTGTCAGCCAGTGCAAGAGTTGCGATGGGAAGGAGAGCAAGTAAAAAGGCGGTTCTCATGAAAATGACCTGTGAAGGGTCCGGGCATCTCTAACTGATCCAAGAGTCAGGCGTGTCGGACGGGCTATTAAGCGATCAGCGTCACATCAGCGTTGCTGTGCGAGCCATCTGTAGAATATCCCTTTCTCCACTGTGTAAAATCTCCATCTCAACGATAGAGTATTTCATATTCGGTCACGATCAACGCTCAGCCCCTGACGCGATTAAGTGTCGGGCTATTCCTGCATCCATTCAAAAAGTAGCGACAAGACGTTAATACGTCAGGAGCGGGGGAGGTGTGATGAAGATTTCAGTCCAGCGTGACAAGATCTCTTATTTTTAAAACGGCCTTATGATCCGCCAGCACTTCGGGCAGCGAGCCACGCAGGTATTCAACCCATGTTTTTATTTTCGCATCCAGGTATTGTCGGGAAGGATAAATGGCGTATAGGCCTAGCTCCTCCAAACGATATTTCGGCATGACACGAACGAGGCTCCCGTTGCGTAACCCCTTGATTGCAGCGTGAATTGGCAGGATTCCAACACCCATGTCGTTGCTGATCGCGGCTTTCATGGCATCTACGGAATCGACAATGAACGGTGAGGTAGTGATCGTCACGTCTTCATGCCCGTCGGGCCCCTCGAATGCCCACTGCTCTAACGGAATAACAGCACTCACAAGTCGAAGGCACGCATGATGCAGTAAATCGGCAGGGGTCTGAGGGGCCCCAAATGTTTTCACATAAGAGGGGGATGCGCAGACAATGCTGTAAGTAGTACCCAGTTTTTGCGAAACGTGGCTAGAGTCCGGCAAATCAATAGCGAGCATGATCGAAACATCGTAGCCCTCGGTCACGAGGTTAGGAATTCGATTATTCATGCTCAGATTGAATGAGACGTCCGGATAGTGCTTCCGATATTTGGCAATGGCATCAATGATGTAGTGCTGTCCGATTCCCGTCATGGAGTGGACATTTAGCTGGCCGGTCGGACGACTGTGTGCATCGCCAATTTCACGCTCGGCCTCGTCAACTGATCGCAGTATTTGTTCACACCTGAGCAGATATCGCTTTCCGGAATCGGTAAGCGAAGTGTGTCGTGTGGTGCGATTGAACAGTCGAGCTCTTAAATGAGTCTCAAGGTGCGAAATGGCCCTCGATATACTGGTCGTGGTGGTGTCGAGCCGTGTGGCGGCGCCCGTAAAACTGCCTGCTTCAGCAACGCATCTGAAAATGCGCATATTTTGTAAAATGTCCATCACCTTCCTCCACGATGGTCAGACTGAAGTGTGACACAAAGTAACAATGTCCGACAATGACATTAATTATCACGCGTTAGGTAACAAATATTCACGGCCTCAACGACTTAACAGAATGCCGACGGGTGTTTAGGGTGCCGCGTCCTCAGTCGCATTGAAGCCGGGAGTTTTCATAGTGTTACGTTTTATCCCTCAGAAACGAAAATTCCACGGCTTACTGTGTATTCTCACTCTGTTACACGGATGTGTCTCGACAGGCGGAATCGGGCCTCGCGAGCAGATGATCAGCACCGAAAAGGTGGCTGGCGGCCAAGACATTGCTCGGGCTGTGAAAGAGGCAGGTTGGCCCCGATCTCAATGGTGGCTGGCCTATGGCGATCCACAACTTGACCGCTGGATCAGGGCGGCCGTGGGGTCCAACCCGGATGTCGCGATGGCCGCGGGTCGACTGCGCGAAGCGAAAGCCATCGCAGGCTTGGCGGAGTCGAAAGAGTCCCTGCAAATCACCGGTGAAGGGGCGATCAGACGCCGCAATTGGCCTGACGACCCTTTCTATGGACCAGGCGGGCTGTCGGGTACGCAAACCTGGGATAACACGGCCTCCCTGGTGTTGAGCTACCCGCTGGATCTCTGGAACAGACACGAGAATGCCGCTGCCAGGTTTCTTGATTTGGCCCATATGAGCGCCGCGCAGGAGCGTATGGTTCGGCTGGACCTGCAGGGCGCGATCGTCCGGGTCTACGTTGAGTTTTCGTTGCACTACGCCGAACGCGACGTGATGCAGGCAACGCTCAGCCAGCAAATGCAGATGCAACAGCTGGCCGAACAGCGGCTAAAGGGAGGTCTGGGGACGTATTTGGAGGTGTCTCAGACCGAGACGCCTATCGCCGAGACCAAGCGGCAAATCGAAGCCTTGGATGAGGCCATCGCTTTGAGCGCGAACCAGCTGGCTGCGCTGAGTGGCCGCGGGCCGGGTGCGGCGGCGGACCTGGTGCGGCCACACCTTTCGTTGGATCAACGCTTGGTCGTGCCGTCTGCACTGACGGCCGATCTGGTAGGACGACGACCCGACGTCGTTGCGAGTCGCTGGAATGTGGCCGCGCAGGCAAGAGGCATCGACGTCGCCCATGCCAATTTCTACCCTAACATCGACCTTGTGGGCAGCTTGGGCTACATCGCCAGCGGCGGCGACGTGCTGTCGTTCCTGGCGAACAACAAGCGTAACTACAGTGTAGGCCCGGCCCTGTCTTTGCCGATTTTTGACGGCGGGCGTTTGCGATCGGAGCTGGGTCAAGCGTCTGCGGAATACGACGTCGCCGTGGCCGGCTACAACCAGACACTGATTCAGGCCCTGCGCCAGATCAGCGAGCAACTCATACGAAGCCACTCAGTGGACAGGCAGAAGGTGTTTATCGAGGAGGGGCTGGTTTCAGCTCAACGGTCTTTCGACATCGCAATGACCGCCTATCAACGAGGGCTGACAGGTTACCTCGAGGTATTGAACGCTCAAACTCGCCTCCTTCATGAGCGGCGTATACAACAGCGCAACCAGGCTGCGCATCTCGCTACTTACGCTGGACTGATGGTGGCGCTGGGGGGGGACGTTTCCGCTCAGACGGATGATGTAGGCAAAGACCGGCTGCTGCCTTCCGAGCCACCCGTGGTGATGAAGGCGGTGAACCGTCTCATGGGGCAAGAATGATCCGCACAGGCGGGGCTGCCCGCACCGGCATTGGTTCTCCGTTGAAGCATGCGCTAAAGGATTGGGCGCAGACGGATGCCGTCACCTGGATTTACCTTTTCAAGGCATTGATTGCCTCCTGCCTCACCCTATGGCTCTCGATGCGCTTCGAATTGCCACAGCCGGCCACGGCGATCACGACCGTGTTTATCGTGATGCAACCCCTGAGCGGTCACGTTCTCGCCAAAAGCATTTACCGGTTCATCGGCACGTTGGCCGGGTCCGCATTCAGCGTACTGCTCATGGCTGTCTTTCCTCAAAACAACGAGCTTTTTTTGGGTGGTTTGGCGCTTTGGGTATTCGTGTGTTCAACGGGAGCGGCAAGACAACGAAACTTCCGGGCGTATGGCTTCGTCCTGGCTGGTTACACCGCAGTGATGATCGCCTTGCCGGTGGTGGATCATCCCAACAGGGTATTTATGGCCGCAGTATGGCGGGTACTGGAAATTTCACTCGGCATTGGCTGTGCCTCCTTGATCAGTGCGACGGTTTTTCCACTCACCACAAGCTCGGCGCTGCTCAAGTCAGTCAACGTACGCTTTGGTAGCTTCGCTGATTTCGCGGTCACCGGTCTGCGCCAAACCGGGAAAAACGATGAGTTCGAGCGTGTCAATCTGCGCTTCTTCTCAGAAGCGGTCGGGCTTGAGGTGCTGCGCAGTATCACCACGTTCGAAGATCCCGAAATGCGCCGTCGCTCCGGGCGGTTGAATAGGCTGAACAGTGAGTTCATGGCCGTTACCACACGCTTCAACGCCCTGCATCAGCTGTTGGAACGAAGAGGGGATGTGGGGGCGGGCGCTCATGCCTCGGGTACGAATGCTGAATGGGTCGCACTGGCCGCGTTGATCGAGCCCTATGCTGGTCGGTCTCTTTTGGAAGACGACGCCAACCGTCTAGCGGCCCAGCTCGAAACCTTCAAGGAAGGGCTCCCTGCTGCGATCCGGATCAAGCGATCGATTTTTGAACGTGGCGAACCCTCTAGAGACGAGTTGCTGGATTTCAATACCGCGTACGAATTGCTGTATCGCTTTGTCGAGGAATTGCGTGAATACGCCCTCACGCATGCTTCCCTGGCTGATCATTCGCACGCTCGCGAAGATTGGAGCGAGCCCTTCGTCGCGCAGACGAACTGGTGGGCGTCTATCGCCGCGGGATTGCGTTCGGCCTGCGTACTGCTGGTGCTCAGTTGGTTATGGATCGTCACCACGTGGCCAAGTGGTGCAGCGATGACGCTGGTCTCCGCGTTAACGGTGGGGCTTTCGGCGTTCTCCACCAACCCGAAACGCATGTCATT
It contains:
- a CDS encoding FUSC family protein, producing MIRTGGAARTGIGSPLKHALKDWAQTDAVTWIYLFKALIASCLTLWLSMRFELPQPATAITTVFIVMQPLSGHVLAKSIYRFIGTLAGSAFSVLLMAVFPQNNELFLGGLALWVFVCSTGAARQRNFRAYGFVLAGYTAVMIALPVVDHPNRVFMAAVWRVLEISLGIGCASLISATVFPLTTSSALLKSVNVRFGSFADFAVTGLRQTGKNDEFERVNLRFFSEAVGLEVLRSITTFEDPEMRRRSGRLNRLNSEFMAVTTRFNALHQLLERRGDVGAGAHASGTNAEWVALAALIEPYAGRSLLEDDANRLAAQLETFKEGLPAAIRIKRSIFERGEPSRDELLDFNTAYELLYRFVEELREYALTHASLADHSHAREDWSEPFVAQTNWWASIAAGLRSACVLLVLSWLWIVTTWPSGAAMTLVSALTVGLSAFSTNPKRMSFQIACGTAATAAIGVFEVFFVYPLIDGFPLLCLVIAPVIMLGTYLLARPQWAGYGLGMLVFFGTNSVPANLTIYNPYGLINDYLAMVFGMLVCAVAGAVILPPNSPWLWRRLERDLRRQVVFAIRAPLQALASGFDSGTRDLMHQANGFATGHPDVQRSLLRWTLVVLDVGHAIIELRREEAKLPDFPCYRESEPWRQSLRLMSRALMRLFVKPGAGNLRRCLAAVERSINCVQETTEPFASHFQTSPLRRVESYLHFVRTSLLAPNTPLSIHLPAHPSRGNHYVS
- a CDS encoding DUF2790 domain-containing protein, whose product is MRTAFLLALLPIATLALADTSSHSSTTTSVEQSASPLEEDYNYSTHLDIAKVRDVDDVSAICSITPVKMTYDDSQGKTHILRYMMMGGGCNSGN
- a CDS encoding efflux transporter outer membrane subunit translates to MLRFIPQKRKFHGLLCILTLLHGCVSTGGIGPREQMISTEKVAGGQDIARAVKEAGWPRSQWWLAYGDPQLDRWIRAAVGSNPDVAMAAGRLREAKAIAGLAESKESLQITGEGAIRRRNWPDDPFYGPGGLSGTQTWDNTASLVLSYPLDLWNRHENAAARFLDLAHMSAAQERMVRLDLQGAIVRVYVEFSLHYAERDVMQATLSQQMQMQQLAEQRLKGGLGTYLEVSQTETPIAETKRQIEALDEAIALSANQLAALSGRGPGAAADLVRPHLSLDQRLVVPSALTADLVGRRPDVVASRWNVAAQARGIDVAHANFYPNIDLVGSLGYIASGGDVLSFLANNKRNYSVGPALSLPIFDGGRLRSELGQASAEYDVAVAGYNQTLIQALRQISEQLIRSHSVDRQKVFIEEGLVSAQRSFDIAMTAYQRGLTGYLEVLNAQTRLLHERRIQQRNQAAHLATYAGLMVALGGDVSAQTDDVGKDRLLPSEPPVVMKAVNRLMGQE
- a CDS encoding LysR family transcriptional regulator → MDILQNMRIFRCVAEAGSFTGAATRLDTTTTSISRAISHLETHLRARLFNRTTRHTSLTDSGKRYLLRCEQILRSVDEAEREIGDAHSRPTGQLNVHSMTGIGQHYIIDAIAKYRKHYPDVSFNLSMNNRIPNLVTEGYDVSIMLAIDLPDSSHVSQKLGTTYSIVCASPSYVKTFGAPQTPADLLHHACLRLVSAVIPLEQWAFEGPDGHEDVTITTSPFIVDSVDAMKAAISNDMGVGILPIHAAIKGLRNGSLVRVMPKYRLEELGLYAIYPSRQYLDAKIKTWVEYLRGSLPEVLADHKAVLKIRDLVTLD